The Euphorbia lathyris chromosome 2, ddEupLath1.1, whole genome shotgun sequence genome includes a window with the following:
- the LOC136220894 gene encoding CRS2-associated factor 1, mitochondrial: MFVLTRISRRKPPCTSLLLGQIARHFSSTSSSFSKLHDHYSFKPPASLSPQKPQNPIPKPRKKQKPPYRPPSSFDRTASKPTRSDLPFDFRYSYTESSPVVRPIGVREPKYSPFGPGRLDRVWTGVCAPVVEPKVKSVDVQEVPDLEEKRRVMREEIQGEPLNNAERKILAESCQRNRSKKQINLGRDGLTHNMLNDIHNHWKFVEAVRIKCLGVPTVDMKNVCTQLEEKTFGKIIHRHGGTLVLYRGRNYNPRKRPVIPLMLWRPHEPVYPRLIKTTIEGLSIAETKEMRKRGLAVPALTKLAKNGYYASLVPMVRDAFVVSELVRIDCQGLERSDYKKIGCKLRDLVPCIPVTFEKEQIVVWRGKDYKPREDEQHFIDRASFDDAESDFICSEDTCPTDEINHKQQEYFSGDDDE; encoded by the exons ATGTTCGTTCTCACTCGCATCTCCCGCCGTAAACCGCCGTGTACGTCGCTTCTGCTTGGGCAGATTGCTCGACATTTCTCTTCCACCTCCTCCTCCTTTTCAAAACTCCATGATCATTACTCCTTTAAACCCCCAGCCTCTCTCTCTCCCCAAAAACCTCAGAACCCCATTCCGAAACCCAGGAAAAAGCAAAAGCCTCCATACCGTCCACCTTCCTCGTTCGACCGGACGGCCTCGAAGCCTACACGCTCCGATCTTCCTTTTGATTTCCGGTATAGTTACACTGAAAGCAGTCCCGTTGTGAGGCCCATTGGAGTTAGGGAGCCTAAATACTCGCCTTTCGGTCCAGGACGTTTGGATCGGGTATGGACTGGAGTTTGTGCTCCGGTCGTCGAGCCGAAGGTGAAATCGGTGGACGTACAAGAGGTTCCCGATCTGGAGGAGAAGAGGAGGGTAATgagagaggaaattcaaggagAGCCGCTTAACAATGCTGAGAGGAAGATTTTGGCTGAAAGTTGTCAGAGGAATAGAAGCAAGAAACAAATTAACCTCG GAAGAGATGGTTTGACGCACAACATGCTGAATGACATTCATAATCATTGGAAATTTGTTGAAGCAGTCAGGATTAAGTGTCTAGGAGTTCCCACCGTTGATATGAAAAATGTTTGCACTCAGCTTGAG GAGAAAACCTTTGGGAAGATCATCCACAGACATGGAGGTACATTGGTATTATACAGGGGCAGAAACTATAATCCCCGGAAAAGGCCTGTGATTCCGTTAATGCTATGGAGACCACACGAACCAGTGTATCCGAGGCTTATCAAAACTACAATCGAGGGTCTGAGCATTGCAGAAACGAAGGAAATGAGGAAGAGAGGACTAGCTGTTCCTGCTTTAACAAAACTTG CCAAAAACGGTTATTATGCTAGTTTGGTACCTATGGTCAGGGATGCTTTTGTAGTCAGTGAGCTGGTTCGAATCGACTGTCAGGGACTTGAGAGAAGTGATTACAAGAAAATCGGCTGCAAACTAAGG GATTTGGTTCCTTGTATTCCTGTGACATTCGAGAAGGAGCAGATAGTCGTATGGAGAGGGAAGGATTATAAGCCACGAGAAGATGAACAGCATTTTATTGACAGGGCATCTTTCGACGATGCTGAGAGTGATTTCATTTGTAGTGAAGATACGTGCCCTACAGATGAGATCAACCATAAGCAGCAGGAGTACTTCTCTGGTGATGATGATGAGTAA